Genomic segment of Streptococcus australis:
GATGAAATATGCCAGGGAGCGAAATAAAGCATCAATTTCTTCTGAGGAAATTCATGGATGAATTAAATATAACGTTTCAGACTGTGTTCAAGAGGAGAGTGCAGGTATGAAAGTACTAAAAAACTACGCCTACAATCTTTCTTATCAATTGTTGGTAATTATACTTCCGATTATTACGACTCCCTATGTGACACGGGTCTTTTCTTCGAATGATCTAGGGACATATGGTTATTTTAACTCCATCGTTACTTATTTTATCCTCTTAGCAACGCTAGGGGTTGCTAACTATGGGACCAAGGTCATTTCAGGGCATCGCAAGGAAATTGAAAAAAACTTTTGGGGAATCTACTCTCTGCAATTAGGTGCAACAGTCCTTTCTCTAACCTTGTATGGTCTTCTTTGTCTAACTCTTCCCTTTATGCAAAATCCAGTAGCCTACATTCTAGGCTTGGCTTTGGTTTCTAAAGGATTAGATATATCCTGGCTTTTTCAAGGGCTAGAGGATTTTCGAAAGATTACTGTTCGAAATATCACAGTCAAACTCGTTGGTGTAATCTCTATCTTCCTCTTTGTCAAATCTGCGGATGACCTGTACCTCTATGTCTTTTTGCTAACCATATTTGAACTCTTGGGGCAGCTAAGTATGTGGTTGCCTGCTCGTGAGTTTATTGGTAGACCTCATTTTGATTTAGAATATGCTAAGCATCATTTGAAACCCGTTATATTATTGTTTCTTCCTCAAGTAGCTATTTCTTTGTATGTTACCTTAGATCGTACCATGCTAGGAGCCCTAGCTTCTACAAATGATGTAGGGATCTATGATCAGGCGCTTAAATTGGTGAATATTCTATTAACCTTGGTAACATCATTAGGAAGTGTTATGTTGCCTCGAGTAGCTAACTTATTGGCAACAGGAGATCATAGAGCAGTCAATAAGATGCATGAGATGGCTTTCTTGATTTATAATTTAGTTATTTTTCCTATTATATCCGGAATGTTAATTGTCAATGATGATTTTGTTCAATTTTTCCTTGGGCAAGACTTTCAAGATGCACGTTATGCAATTGCCATTATGATTTTCCGCATGTTCTTTATCGGTTGGACCAATATTATGGGAATTCAAATTTTGATTCCACACAGTAAAAATAAGGAATTTATGGTTTCAACAACAGCTCCCGCAATTATCAGTGTAGGTTTGAACCTGCTATTCCTTCCTAAACTTGGTTATATCGGAGCAGCTATTGTCTCTGTTTTAACAGAAGCGCTAGTATGGGCAATTCAATTGTTCTTTACTCGTAAATACTTAAAGGAAGTTTCAATCATTGGATCTATGACAAAAATTATTCTAGCATCAGCTATCATGTATGGTATTTTGCTTGGCTCAAAAACATTTATACAGTTTTCACCAACCATAAATGTTTTAGTGTTTGTGGTGCTTGGTGGAATCATTTACCTTTTTTTGATTCTATCTCTGAAAGTGGTAGATGTGACAGAATTAAAACAAATGATTAGGAAAAATTAGAATGCGCAAATATCGAAATATTAATTTAGATCTATTAAAAGTACTTGCATGTGTTGGAGTTGTTCTACTTCATACAACGATGGGTGGGTTTAAAGAGACAGGTTCATGGAATCTTTTGACATATTTATATTACTTAGGAACCTATTCTATCCCTCTATTTTTTATGGTCAATGGTTATTTATTGTTAGGAAAGAGAGAGATTACCTATTCTTACATACTGCAGAAAGTAAAATGGATTCTAATAACAGTGTCGTCATGGACCTTTATCGTCTGGCTGTTTAAAAGAGACTTTACAGAGAACTTAATTAAAAAAATTGTAGGTTCTTTAATACAAAAAGGTTATTTTTTTCAGTTTTGGTTTTTCGGAGCCTTAATGAT
This window contains:
- a CDS encoding flippase — translated: MKVLKNYAYNLSYQLLVIILPIITTPYVTRVFSSNDLGTYGYFNSIVTYFILLATLGVANYGTKVISGHRKEIEKNFWGIYSLQLGATVLSLTLYGLLCLTLPFMQNPVAYILGLALVSKGLDISWLFQGLEDFRKITVRNITVKLVGVISIFLFVKSADDLYLYVFLLTIFELLGQLSMWLPAREFIGRPHFDLEYAKHHLKPVILLFLPQVAISLYVTLDRTMLGALASTNDVGIYDQALKLVNILLTLVTSLGSVMLPRVANLLATGDHRAVNKMHEMAFLIYNLVIFPIISGMLIVNDDFVQFFLGQDFQDARYAIAIMIFRMFFIGWTNIMGIQILIPHSKNKEFMVSTTAPAIISVGLNLLFLPKLGYIGAAIVSVLTEALVWAIQLFFTRKYLKEVSIIGSMTKIILASAIMYGILLGSKTFIQFSPTINVLVFVVLGGIIYLFLILSLKVVDVTELKQMIRKN